A window from Luteolibacter flavescens encodes these proteins:
- the asnS gene encoding asparagine--tRNA ligase, whose protein sequence is MRTLVRDLLRSTAPSDSIHAAGWVRTRRDSKAFSFLEINDGSCAGNLQVIADVGISGSELLAKMSTGASVAVEGKLVASQGGNQAWEVQATSIRLLGEAPDDFPLQKKGHSQEFLRSIAHLRPRTNLYGAMFRIRSRMSQAVHRFFQERSFYYVHTPIITASDCEGAGEMFRVTTLDPIGGAKQKIEDDFFGKAAHLTVSGQLEGELFATALGNIYTFGPTFRAENSNTSRHAAEFWMIEPEMAFCDLQGDMDLAEAMVKYLVREALDGQDGDLAIFEKFVDKGLRERLEFVAENPFERVSYTEAVEILLKSGKTFEYPVEYGLNLQSEHERWLTEEFFKKPTTVFNYPKEIKPFYMRLNDDDKTVTAMDLLVPGIGEIVGGSQREERLDVLLGNMERHGLSVDDYSWYVDTRKYGTVPHAGFGMGFERMLMFVTGMQNIRDVIPFARTPGHCEF, encoded by the coding sequence ATGCGCACTCTCGTCCGTGATTTGCTCCGCTCGACCGCTCCGTCCGATTCCATCCATGCCGCGGGGTGGGTGCGGACGCGGCGGGACTCGAAGGCATTCTCCTTCCTCGAAATCAATGACGGCTCTTGTGCGGGGAATCTCCAGGTGATTGCCGACGTGGGCATCTCCGGGTCGGAGCTGCTGGCAAAGATGAGCACGGGCGCATCCGTCGCGGTGGAGGGCAAGCTGGTGGCTTCGCAGGGCGGGAACCAGGCGTGGGAAGTGCAGGCGACCTCGATTCGTCTGCTGGGCGAGGCCCCGGATGACTTTCCCCTTCAGAAGAAGGGCCACTCGCAGGAGTTCCTGCGCAGCATCGCCCACCTGCGCCCGCGGACGAATCTCTACGGCGCGATGTTCCGCATCCGCAGCCGCATGAGCCAGGCGGTGCACCGCTTCTTCCAGGAGCGGTCCTTCTACTACGTCCACACGCCCATCATCACCGCGAGCGATTGCGAGGGGGCGGGGGAGATGTTCCGCGTGACGACGCTCGATCCGATCGGCGGCGCGAAGCAAAAGATCGAGGACGATTTCTTCGGCAAGGCCGCGCACCTCACCGTCTCCGGCCAGCTCGAGGGCGAGCTCTTCGCCACGGCGCTGGGAAATATCTATACCTTCGGCCCCACCTTCCGCGCGGAGAATTCCAATACCTCGCGCCACGCGGCGGAGTTCTGGATGATCGAGCCGGAGATGGCCTTCTGCGACCTGCAGGGCGACATGGATCTCGCCGAGGCGATGGTGAAGTATCTCGTGAGGGAAGCGCTGGACGGGCAGGACGGCGATCTGGCGATCTTCGAGAAGTTCGTGGACAAGGGCCTGCGCGAGCGCCTGGAATTCGTCGCGGAGAATCCCTTCGAGCGCGTCTCCTACACCGAGGCGGTGGAGATCCTGCTGAAGTCCGGCAAGACCTTCGAGTATCCCGTGGAGTACGGACTGAATCTCCAGAGCGAGCACGAGCGCTGGCTGACCGAGGAATTCTTCAAGAAGCCGACGACGGTCTTCAACTACCCGAAGGAGATCAAACCCTTCTACATGCGCCTGAACGATGACGACAAGACGGTGACCGCGATGGACCTGCTGGTCCCGGGTATCGGCGAGATCGTCGGCGGCAGCCAGCGCGAGGAGCGTCTGGACGTGCTGCTCGGCAACATGGAGCGCCACGGCCTGAGCGTGGATGACTACTCGTGGTACGTGGACACGCGGAAGTACGGCACCGTGCCGCACGCGGGCTTTGGCATGGGCTTCGAGCGCATGCTGATGTTCGTCACCGGCATGCAGAATATCCGCGACGTGATCCCCTTCGCACGCACGCCGGGGCACTGCGAATTCTGA
- a CDS encoding InlB B-repeat-containing protein has protein sequence MSLLLPAALHAASDVTLSSTVTTGGSFSGANPNVFTPTADAANVQTSAIQSQLNAGTGVTINSASAAAGNGDITLNTTLTRNSGTLASPLVFNAVRDLSIGTTLSATSAAMPLTLNAGRSISNAGSITTNGGAVLLNPTEEMVLRADLNAGAGAVTLQNGLLRTIVSSREIKGSSFTIASGASLHMTGTVAAALDVAGRIAPASTTAMGGLQVNGTLVLQGGSTTQIEIGGTSAGATHDKITSNGAVTVGGTLQLEITGNFHDTITPANTFTILQGSSLTGTFAGLPNGSRYTLANDRGSFRVNYTATSVVLDNWQPVVTTLTWDPGTAEAGTAIVAKTNTRAGRHFFKVTTQSSDLGGWRTRLAVTSGEASLYLSKAALPTTSSSAFSSTQTGSDGLVLRDDEFNANEEWNLMVFATEGAQWSIVSGRPYVHDLGTLPFTDANSNGQYDIGEAVAPQDSPAAPMPPEGIRFYKSVLPAGTPGWSLWLGGSTREIALRSNKLPFHNATASYTRKQAGRMLAVPPVIGAGTSTWYASVMAPAGEVVGLDSRIQFVSDLAYNGTVPNVAVTGAPYRVYRVQVPVDQIAWDISAVAVAGNPDIAVRKGSVPAEYDNEAFSASPGNATEGITLVPNYLTDGTWYITTWGDAPYTFTLKNGDPVITPLSFTDTKVNDQTARSGWRFYALTNIPSQVGALGWELQLSNHAPGTQLALRRNKVPGRWQKRTGGAASVTDTNSDYFDESSTNGFIQRVNHQADVWYVGVFLPQQPLGGFTLTANPISPPTVAFQSSTIAADIPALKWRYYRIDVGSGMQGWDLRLVNASGGDCTMVVRRDLLPSGTGTNNGASSYWNATGDSSWPSGYQWAGGNDWTARPYNTTATARREMNDGIIAATGRPLNPGTYYVGIYNDGKDPVNGGTGQPATVTLQSRAIGNGLDIPIGTLDLAAGSSVAVNNLAPREAAYYKVSIPENTPSWEFTLEQVSGESSLVMRRGTVPDFGAAYNGDVQSTGNNSREVRVQRAGNERYVLLPPDNQTSILPGDYYIGVIAEGLNPPHSSVTGSGPSSAVLTSRGPLAILGIGEATAAGVVQPVGLAPAQVKAYQFTVPAGTAALEVRLDNKVGNPVLSLIGGPRIPQPDGWAQAYGFGGGQTISVAGGMGRTTTSTLLNIPNPIPGLYTFAVRADTVGSAYVDASTDVTITANAPVPLDFNATATVSNQTAGAWRYFQVTVPDGVMAWDVRLANITSGLPQMVVRRDLLPNGTGTNNGAGSSWNPSSETVWPSGYQWAAGVDWTGRNYDRATDPRRPVGGRLFASMGRPLTPGTYIVGVLNNTGSDPLTGVNGAPANYTVESRGVGAGQPVTVGEIPFATGSSVSVMDLPRREAAFFKVTVPPNTPRWEFKLTPTAGEAMMVVRRGVLPDFTAADDGNISGNGPRSSKMQRTGMERYLLLPQDNQDAIIPGDYYIAVVSEGVNPPHSSVTGTGNSSATFRIEEPMAVTDLGTISATQTTRQVELEAAQVKAYQFTVPVGTISMELGLENRQGEAFMAFMSGTRIPEPDNYAQDYGIGGGQSTTPAGGLARRTTTGLVTITAPPAGVYTATVRADDVTNAASARLVIRANVPQDLPLGGGTTQVTDHGPNSWKYFRVEVPAGIAGWDLRVKGITGGDLNWAIRRDQVPSGTGTNNGAGSTWTASSSATWPSGHQWGSTTDWTGRNFDVTGGSRRAVDDRLVMAMGRPLEPGTYYLGIINSGTDPVAGGSGKASSYTIESRFIGEGHAIPIGTLGFAAGSSVAVNSLVPREAAYYKVSIPEATPSWEFTYTPSSGEALVAARQGYIPDFGAVYDGNLQNAAGPRQIKVQKAGAERYLLLPPENQDKIVAGDYYLAVVSEGVNPPASDTIGTGTSSGTLASSGSHAVTDLGTAQLAPITRAVTLAGAQVKGYQFTVPEGVVSLEVQLNNRTGAPRMALISGNRLPFPDTTVNEFGTGGGQSAAPAGGFGRVIADSLITVPNPPAGTYSLTVRADDSPTGVFPDATADLVIVARPRTAMNFAASQNGNGLSHSDTKQLANGQKQFYEVSVPATLSGQPVLGWILKVNHAQGDTTLKIYKTWGNTGTGITVTGNTALIVPPFLTFDETWFIEVAATGLTNYTLTSQPVTLERPAWQMPAGHNFTFGDSGNDSSGNPLPGDRGVDIGQDDWHVYAIDVPQGNSGLLRTELRAISGNPDLFIREDGVPTTDHDANGGASGGASLVHREMKDVGSEYGNWVPFDGTSERQLRPGRWYLGVKASGGSNARYRLMASTGNVTDLDLANASVTNQTLIGRDWRYYRFTVPVDAPATWNLGFTQQVGDVVMWVRDTVPSGQNSGTGSSNGVIESWASDSKNQGPYTAAGYDPPQVYGFNTPPLRPGHTYYAGFRATTDATFSVTSTTTGSAPVATPVSFYNGVIDTTIAAGGSAYYKIGAPAEATRLKWTSIHPATVQIRVEQGTLPGATGTQHSSSTVANSTLNQALTATGWPWQSSQTYYLRIVNNGSSPATVKVNVAGVNATTEDEDNDGLLDAWERQYFGNLSQNGAGDPDGDGVTNAVEFTDGTIPNDINSAKYFLNVNANFGSVAKSPDLPKYDRGTQVTLTPTANAGLIFTGWSVGATGTSNPLQFAIMENRNITANFGVSLPEALDTPLAITTGGDGIWLGQTVTSKDGTDAAQSAPIGHSQQAWMETTVRGPGQMNFWWKVSSQSGDYLEFLVDGVLKTGRITGEVDWAAKTYAIEPGEHVVRWRYVKNASGTAGSDAAWVDGVQWLPSAGYSQWVAEHFTPQEAGDPSIVGQDSDPDGDGVSNVIEYAFGSDPRANDLSLSRVTPEVVQVSGQRRLRLRFTLPENLPADVIYQIELSDDLRAWTSVARQTGVAGWPGTATSTVAPAVNGRREHVITSPNATARFGRLKVTIP, from the coding sequence ATGTCGCTGTTGCTGCCTGCGGCACTTCATGCCGCGAGCGACGTGACCCTATCCTCCACGGTCACCACGGGTGGCTCATTCAGCGGCGCGAATCCGAATGTCTTCACGCCGACGGCTGACGCGGCGAACGTCCAGACGAGCGCGATCCAGAGCCAGCTCAATGCGGGCACCGGCGTGACCATCAACTCCGCGAGCGCTGCCGCGGGGAATGGCGACATCACGCTGAATACCACGCTCACGAGGAACTCCGGCACCCTCGCGAGCCCGCTTGTTTTCAACGCCGTCCGCGACCTTTCCATCGGCACCACGCTCAGCGCGACATCCGCCGCGATGCCGCTGACGCTGAATGCGGGCCGCAGCATCAGCAATGCGGGATCAATCACCACGAATGGCGGTGCCGTGCTGCTGAATCCCACCGAGGAGATGGTGCTGCGTGCCGACCTGAATGCAGGTGCAGGCGCGGTGACACTGCAGAACGGCCTGCTCCGCACGATCGTCAGCTCGCGGGAAATCAAGGGCTCGTCCTTCACCATCGCCTCCGGTGCGTCGCTGCACATGACGGGCACGGTCGCCGCCGCACTGGATGTGGCGGGCCGCATCGCACCGGCTTCCACGACCGCCATGGGTGGCCTGCAGGTGAATGGCACGCTGGTGCTGCAGGGCGGATCCACGACGCAGATCGAGATCGGCGGCACCTCGGCTGGAGCCACGCACGACAAGATCACGTCGAATGGTGCGGTCACCGTCGGCGGCACCTTGCAGCTCGAGATCACGGGGAACTTCCACGACACGATCACCCCGGCGAATACCTTCACGATCCTCCAGGGCAGCAGCCTCACGGGCACCTTCGCGGGCCTGCCGAATGGATCGCGCTACACGCTGGCGAATGACCGCGGCTCCTTCCGCGTGAACTACACCGCGACCTCTGTGGTGCTGGACAACTGGCAGCCGGTCGTCACCACGCTCACCTGGGACCCGGGCACGGCGGAGGCTGGCACGGCGATCGTGGCGAAGACGAACACGCGGGCCGGGCGCCACTTTTTCAAGGTGACCACGCAGTCATCGGACCTCGGCGGCTGGCGCACGCGCCTTGCCGTTACCTCGGGAGAAGCCTCGCTCTACCTGTCGAAGGCGGCGCTGCCGACGACGAGCAGCAGTGCCTTCAGCTCGACGCAGACCGGCTCCGACGGACTGGTGCTGCGCGATGATGAATTCAACGCGAACGAGGAATGGAACCTGATGGTCTTCGCGACCGAGGGTGCGCAGTGGAGCATCGTGAGCGGCAGGCCGTATGTGCACGACCTCGGCACGCTGCCCTTCACCGATGCGAACTCGAACGGCCAATACGACATCGGCGAGGCGGTGGCCCCGCAGGATAGTCCGGCCGCGCCGATGCCTCCGGAAGGTATCCGCTTCTACAAGTCGGTGCTGCCCGCAGGCACGCCCGGCTGGAGCCTGTGGCTCGGCGGCAGCACGCGCGAGATCGCGCTGCGCTCGAACAAGCTGCCCTTTCACAATGCGACGGCTAGCTATACGCGCAAGCAGGCGGGCCGCATGCTGGCGGTGCCGCCGGTCATCGGTGCAGGCACCAGCACGTGGTATGCGAGCGTCATGGCACCCGCGGGCGAGGTCGTCGGTCTCGATTCGCGGATCCAATTCGTGAGCGACCTCGCTTACAATGGCACGGTCCCGAATGTAGCGGTGACCGGCGCACCGTATCGCGTCTATCGCGTGCAGGTGCCGGTGGACCAGATCGCGTGGGACATCAGCGCCGTGGCGGTGGCGGGGAATCCGGACATCGCCGTGAGGAAGGGCAGCGTGCCCGCGGAGTACGACAACGAGGCCTTCTCCGCCAGCCCCGGCAATGCCACGGAAGGCATCACGCTGGTGCCGAACTATCTGACGGACGGCACGTGGTACATCACCACCTGGGGCGATGCGCCCTACACCTTCACCCTGAAGAACGGCGATCCGGTGATCACGCCGCTTTCTTTCACCGACACGAAGGTGAATGACCAGACGGCCCGCTCCGGATGGCGCTTCTATGCGCTGACGAATATCCCCTCGCAGGTGGGTGCGCTCGGCTGGGAGCTGCAGCTTTCCAACCATGCTCCCGGCACCCAGCTCGCGCTGCGGCGGAACAAGGTCCCCGGCCGCTGGCAGAAGCGCACGGGCGGTGCCGCCAGCGTGACCGACACGAACTCGGACTACTTCGATGAATCTAGCACCAACGGCTTCATCCAGCGCGTGAACCACCAGGCGGACGTGTGGTATGTGGGCGTCTTCCTCCCGCAGCAGCCGCTCGGTGGCTTCACCCTCACGGCAAATCCGATCTCGCCGCCTACCGTGGCTTTCCAAAGCAGCACCATCGCGGCGGACATCCCGGCGCTGAAGTGGCGCTACTACCGCATCGACGTGGGCAGCGGCATGCAGGGCTGGGACCTGCGCCTGGTGAATGCCAGCGGGGGCGACTGCACCATGGTGGTGCGCCGGGATCTCCTGCCATCCGGCACGGGCACGAACAACGGTGCAAGCAGCTACTGGAATGCCACCGGCGACTCCTCCTGGCCGAGCGGCTACCAGTGGGCCGGTGGCAATGACTGGACCGCACGCCCCTACAACACCACTGCCACGGCGCGCCGCGAGATGAATGACGGCATTATCGCGGCCACCGGGCGTCCGCTGAATCCCGGCACGTATTACGTGGGCATCTACAATGACGGGAAGGATCCCGTGAACGGCGGCACCGGCCAGCCCGCAACGGTGACGCTGCAGAGCCGCGCCATCGGCAATGGCCTGGACATTCCCATCGGCACGCTGGATCTCGCCGCGGGGAGTTCGGTGGCGGTGAACAATCTCGCGCCGCGCGAGGCCGCCTACTATAAGGTTAGTATTCCGGAAAACACGCCAAGCTGGGAATTCACGCTCGAGCAGGTGTCCGGCGAGTCCTCGCTGGTGATGCGACGTGGAACCGTGCCGGACTTCGGCGCGGCCTACAATGGCGACGTCCAGAGCACCGGGAACAATTCCCGCGAGGTGAGGGTGCAGCGCGCGGGCAACGAGCGCTACGTGTTGCTGCCGCCGGACAACCAGACGTCGATCCTTCCCGGCGACTATTACATCGGCGTGATCGCCGAGGGCTTGAATCCTCCTCATTCGAGTGTGACGGGCAGCGGTCCATCGAGCGCCGTGCTCACGAGCCGCGGGCCGCTGGCCATCCTGGGCATCGGCGAGGCCACCGCGGCAGGCGTGGTGCAGCCGGTGGGGCTGGCACCCGCGCAGGTGAAGGCGTATCAATTCACCGTGCCGGCCGGGACCGCCGCGCTCGAGGTGCGGCTGGACAACAAGGTGGGGAATCCGGTGCTCTCGCTGATCGGCGGGCCGCGCATCCCACAGCCGGACGGCTGGGCGCAGGCTTACGGCTTCGGTGGAGGGCAGACGATATCCGTCGCCGGAGGGATGGGCCGCACGACGACCAGCACGCTGCTGAATATCCCCAATCCCATCCCCGGTCTCTACACCTTCGCCGTGCGTGCGGATACGGTGGGGTCGGCATATGTCGATGCGAGCACCGACGTGACGATCACGGCGAATGCTCCCGTGCCGCTTGATTTCAATGCGACCGCCACCGTGAGCAACCAGACGGCGGGTGCGTGGCGTTACTTCCAGGTCACCGTGCCGGACGGCGTGATGGCGTGGGATGTGAGGCTGGCGAATATCACGAGTGGCCTGCCGCAGATGGTGGTGCGCCGCGACCTGTTGCCGAATGGCACGGGCACGAACAACGGTGCGGGATCGAGCTGGAATCCCTCTTCCGAGACGGTCTGGCCGAGTGGCTATCAGTGGGCCGCAGGAGTGGATTGGACCGGCCGCAACTACGACCGCGCGACGGATCCGCGCCGTCCGGTCGGTGGTCGCCTCTTCGCCTCGATGGGCCGCCCGCTGACGCCGGGCACCTACATCGTCGGCGTGCTGAACAATACCGGCAGCGACCCGCTCACCGGCGTGAACGGTGCTCCCGCGAACTACACCGTGGAGAGCCGCGGCGTGGGTGCCGGGCAGCCGGTCACGGTGGGCGAGATCCCCTTTGCCACCGGCAGCAGTGTCTCGGTCATGGACCTGCCTCGCCGCGAGGCCGCCTTCTTCAAGGTGACGGTGCCGCCGAATACGCCGCGCTGGGAATTCAAGCTCACGCCGACCGCAGGCGAGGCGATGATGGTGGTGCGCCGTGGCGTGCTGCCGGACTTCACTGCCGCGGACGACGGGAATATCTCGGGCAATGGCCCGCGCTCCTCGAAGATGCAGCGCACCGGCATGGAGCGCTATCTCCTGCTGCCGCAGGACAACCAGGACGCGATCATCCCGGGCGACTACTACATCGCGGTGGTGAGCGAGGGGGTGAATCCGCCGCATTCATCCGTGACGGGCACGGGCAACAGCAGCGCGACCTTCCGGATCGAGGAGCCGATGGCGGTGACGGATCTCGGCACGATCAGCGCGACACAGACGACGCGGCAGGTGGAGCTGGAGGCCGCGCAGGTGAAGGCGTATCAATTCACCGTGCCGGTGGGCACCATCAGCATGGAGCTGGGTCTGGAGAACCGGCAGGGCGAGGCCTTCATGGCCTTCATGTCCGGGACACGCATCCCCGAGCCCGACAACTATGCCCAGGACTACGGCATCGGCGGCGGCCAGAGCACCACTCCCGCGGGAGGCCTGGCGCGACGCACGACGACGGGACTCGTGACCATCACCGCGCCGCCGGCCGGTGTCTATACGGCGACGGTGCGCGCGGACGACGTGACGAATGCGGCGAGCGCACGGCTGGTGATCCGTGCGAACGTGCCGCAGGATCTTCCTCTCGGCGGCGGCACCACGCAGGTCACGGATCACGGTCCGAACTCGTGGAAGTACTTCCGCGTCGAGGTTCCTGCCGGCATCGCGGGCTGGGACCTCCGGGTGAAGGGCATCACCGGCGGCGACCTGAACTGGGCGATCCGCCGCGACCAGGTGCCGTCCGGCACCGGCACGAACAACGGTGCGGGCAGCACGTGGACCGCATCCAGCTCCGCCACCTGGCCGAGCGGACACCAGTGGGGCAGCACCACCGATTGGACGGGCCGCAATTTCGACGTCACGGGCGGTTCGCGCCGCGCCGTGGATGACCGGCTGGTGATGGCGATGGGCCGCCCGCTGGAGCCGGGCACGTATTACCTCGGCATCATCAACAGCGGCACCGATCCGGTGGCAGGCGGCAGTGGCAAGGCGTCGTCCTACACCATCGAGAGCCGCTTCATCGGCGAGGGCCATGCGATCCCGATCGGCACGCTCGGCTTCGCCGCGGGCAGCAGCGTCGCGGTGAATAGCCTCGTGCCGCGCGAAGCCGCCTACTACAAGGTTAGTATTCCGGAAGCCACCCCGAGCTGGGAATTCACCTACACGCCGTCATCCGGCGAGGCGCTGGTCGCGGCGCGGCAGGGATACATCCCGGACTTCGGGGCGGTGTACGACGGGAACCTGCAGAATGCCGCGGGACCCCGGCAGATCAAGGTGCAGAAGGCGGGTGCCGAGCGCTACCTGCTGCTCCCGCCGGAGAACCAGGACAAGATCGTCGCGGGTGACTACTACCTCGCGGTCGTCTCGGAAGGCGTGAATCCACCGGCCAGCGACACGATCGGCACCGGCACGAGCAGCGGGACGCTCGCCAGCAGCGGCAGCCATGCCGTCACCGATCTCGGCACGGCACAACTCGCGCCGATCACCCGTGCGGTGACGCTCGCGGGGGCGCAGGTGAAGGGCTATCAATTCACCGTGCCGGAGGGCGTGGTGAGTCTGGAGGTGCAGCTCAACAACCGCACGGGTGCGCCGCGCATGGCGCTGATCTCCGGAAACCGCCTTCCTTTCCCGGATACCACCGTGAATGAATTCGGCACGGGTGGCGGCCAGTCCGCGGCTCCTGCGGGTGGCTTCGGTCGCGTGATCGCGGACAGCCTGATCACCGTGCCGAATCCCCCGGCCGGAACCTACAGCCTCACGGTGCGTGCGGACGATTCCCCGACGGGAGTCTTCCCAGATGCCACGGCTGACCTCGTGATCGTGGCGCGGCCGCGCACGGCGATGAACTTCGCCGCCAGCCAGAATGGCAACGGCCTTTCGCACAGCGACACCAAGCAGCTCGCCAACGGCCAGAAGCAATTCTACGAGGTGAGCGTGCCCGCCACCTTGTCCGGCCAGCCGGTGCTCGGCTGGATCCTGAAGGTGAACCACGCCCAGGGAGACACCACGCTGAAGATCTACAAGACCTGGGGGAACACCGGCACCGGCATCACGGTCACGGGAAATACGGCACTCATCGTACCTCCTTTCCTCACCTTCGACGAGACGTGGTTCATCGAGGTCGCGGCCACGGGGCTGACGAACTACACGCTGACGAGCCAGCCGGTGACGCTGGAGCGCCCGGCATGGCAGATGCCCGCGGGCCACAACTTCACCTTCGGCGACAGCGGGAACGACAGCTCGGGCAATCCGCTGCCCGGCGACCGCGGCGTGGACATCGGCCAGGACGATTGGCACGTGTATGCGATCGACGTGCCGCAGGGAAATTCCGGCCTGCTGCGCACCGAGCTGCGTGCGATCAGCGGGAATCCGGATCTCTTCATCCGCGAGGACGGGGTGCCGACCACCGACCACGATGCGAATGGCGGGGCGTCCGGAGGTGCCTCGCTGGTCCACCGCGAGATGAAGGACGTGGGATCCGAGTATGGGAACTGGGTGCCCTTTGACGGCACCTCGGAGCGCCAGCTCCGCCCCGGCCGCTGGTATCTCGGCGTGAAGGCGAGCGGCGGCAGCAATGCCCGCTACCGCCTGATGGCCTCCACCGGCAACGTGACCGACCTCGACCTCGCGAATGCCAGCGTGACCAACCAGACGCTGATCGGCCGCGACTGGCGCTACTACCGCTTCACCGTGCCGGTGGATGCGCCGGCGACTTGGAACCTGGGCTTCACGCAGCAGGTGGGCGACGTGGTGATGTGGGTGCGCGACACCGTGCCCTCCGGCCAGAATTCCGGCACGGGATCGTCCAACGGCGTGATCGAGAGCTGGGCTTCCGACTCGAAGAACCAGGGGCCGTACACGGCTGCGGGCTACGATCCGCCGCAGGTGTATGGCTTCAATACGCCGCCGCTGCGCCCGGGACACACGTACTATGCGGGCTTCCGCGCGACGACGGATGCGACCTTCAGCGTGACCAGCACCACGACCGGCAGCGCCCCGGTGGCGACGCCCGTGAGCTTCTACAACGGGGTGATCGACACCACCATCGCGGCAGGCGGCAGCGCCTACTACAAGATCGGGGCGCCGGCCGAGGCCACGCGCCTGAAGTGGACCTCCATACATCCGGCCACGGTGCAGATCCGCGTGGAGCAGGGGACGCTGCCCGGCGCGACGGGCACGCAGCACTCGAGTAGCACGGTGGCGAACAGCACGCTGAACCAGGCGCTGACCGCGACCGGGTGGCCATGGCAATCCTCGCAGACCTACTACCTGCGCATCGTGAACAACGGCAGCAGTCCCGCGACGGTGAAGGTGAACGTGGCGGGAGTGAATGCCACGACGGAGGACGAGGACAACGATGGCCTGCTCGATGCGTGGGAGCGGCAGTACTTCGGCAATCTCAGCCAGAACGGTGCCGGGGATCCGGACGGCGATGGCGTGACGAATGCGGTGGAATTCACCGACGGCACCATCCCGAACGACATCAACTCGGCGAAGTACTTCCTGAACGTGAACGCGAACTTCGGCAGCGTGGCGAAGTCGCCGGACCTGCCGAAGTATGACCGGGGCACGCAGGTGACGCTGACGCCGACGGCGAATGCCGGGCTGATCTTCACCGGTTGGTCGGTCGGTGCGACGGGCACGAGCAATCCGCTGCAGTTCGCGATCATGGAGAACAGGAACATCACGGCGAACTTCGGCGTGAGCCTGCCGGAGGCGCTGGATACGCCGCTCGCCATCACCACGGGTGGCGACGGGATCTGGCTGGGCCAGACGGTGACGAGCAAGGACGGCACGGATGCGGCGCAGAGCGCGCCCATCGGCCACAGCCAGCAGGCGTGGATGGAGACGACGGTGAGGGGACCGGGCCAGATGAATTTCTGGTGGAAGGTTTCATCGCAATCCGGCGACTACCTGGAGTTCCTCGTCGATGGCGTGCTGAAGACCGGCCGCATCACCGGCGAGGTCGATTGGGCGGCGAAGACATATGCCATCGAGCCCGGCGAGCATGTCGTACGCTGGCGCTATGTGAAGAATGCCTCGGGCACCGCGGGCTCCGATGCCGCGTGGGTGGATGGCGTCCAGTGGCTGCCCAGCGCGGGCTACTCGCAGTGGGTCGCGGAGCACTTCACGCCGCAGGAAGCGGGGGACCCGTCGATCGTGGGACAGGATAGCGATCCGGATGGCGATGGCGTGTCGAATGTCATCGAGTATGCCTTCGGCTCCGATCCGCGGGCGAATGACCTGAGCCTCTCCCGCGTGACGCCGGAGGTGGTGCAGGTCTCCGGCCAGCGACGCCTGCGCCTGCGCTTCACTCTGCCGGAAAACCTGCCCGCCGACGTGATCTATCAGATCGAGCTGTCCGATGATCTCCGCGCGTGGACGTCGGTGGCCCGGCAGACGGGTGTGGCGGGGTGGCCCGGCACCGCGACCTCCACGGTGGCCCCGGCGGTGAACGGCCGCCGCGAGCACGTCATCACCTCTCCCAATGCCACGGCACGCTTTGGCCGGTTGAAGGTGACGATCCCCTGA